Genomic segment of Zingiber officinale cultivar Zhangliang chromosome 11B, Zo_v1.1, whole genome shotgun sequence:
aatgttaaaaaatatatttttcttaattttttttactaagataagtataatattaaattaaattaatttttttcatagtgaagtcgtaagggtgacactcgaaaatccaaacaattcggattttcaaagacccaaataattcagattttcaaaagtcagtactttaccctaatgactctactttagtattttaatgttaaaatgctttaattaatataatttcattataaagggtCAATATATGATTTCAATGTATTAACTCGATCATATcactagtaataataaaatattaaaataaaagtaaataagaaaatattaaaataaaaaaaagatgaATTATTTAAGTTGATCAAATTATCCGAatttataattattaattaaattcaaattctaattgaatatttttatttcagCCTAATCTCAACTCATTCTTTTTATTTAGTCacttgcattttttttattttttttatttagatataTCATATAATATGAGGATAGTTGTGCATTGATacactatattttttttaattcatgtaCATTATTATTCTTAGTGGTTAAGGTcttactaattttaatttttaaaataaaaaagagaaaaaaagtaTTCATCGAATATATTATTAAATGAAAGGCATCCTTACTGACTTAAATGGCTTTAAAATAATCAAGCTTTGTATATAAAAGAGTTTCTAATATAATGCACTACATATTAACAACTTgagtaaaatatttaattttttaaaatattaaaatatattttattttttattttaaaatatttttattctaaTACTATTATAGCAACTTTAGTTAAaactattataaaattattttttaataaaaaaaatcttttttaacttaatgaaaatcatttcaatttaattaaaatactcTAGCAACTGACTAGAGTGTTATTCACATGTTATAACATTCCATGAACATTAAAACCAATGCAAAGATTGTTAAAATATAGATGGGCCCACACAAACATTGATGTTAAAGTTTGTGGCCCATcacaaactttaaaaataattaaaaaattaaaaaaatcgttTAAACATATAGCAATCAacagatatattttaattttaaataaaattattaatattattatttattttaactttaaataaatatattttaattttatgtaaataatatatttaaaaataatatcattaattattttaaataataattatttaaattgtgTAAATACAATTGaaattgtaataaaaataaagataaatagaGAGTGGACCCCACAAATAATGAAAGTTAATATTAAAACGAATGTGAGAGAATGAATGTATTAATATAATGTGTATGTGACATGTGGGTCCtacatttttttgataaaatgagGGATGTTATAATACCTATCAATGTGGATACCCTTATCAGTTATAACAATTTTAGGTAAAATTACTACAatataaagtaatttttaaacccAAAGTTATTACatattatataatatttttaaacaaaACACGTATAATAATAGTTTTGTCTAAAACTATTACAATAAAATCGAaatacaaatatttttgaaataaaaaaaacaagtgTTGTTTAATATTTTAAGAATTAGAGTCGTTAAAAAAATATCCCATGATCTAGGTCAATGGCTGCGCATTGGTATACCTTGATTTTAGTAGGCATACGAATGGGTCTAGCTTCCTAGCCACAATAATGCATATAtatttgagttttttttaatggcggttaacttaaaattttttgtaATAGGTCATCCATTGTTATTACTTTACGGTTTATCCTAGTAAAAAAATTTCGTAGGATCGATCACCTCATGATTAATACACTTAAATTAGATATATGttctcaattaaaaaaaataatacacaaatatttttttatataggaGAGTCTCTTTGAAGGATGTGTATAGAGTCATATTTCATAATTTAAATTATGGCTTcaagtcttttaaaattttaaaaattcttcctGTTTTGTTCTCCATCTAGGAAGGAGCACAAGATATCATTATTTATAGGAATGAGATATGGGCGTTCTTATCGTGTAAAACTTAATACACAAAAGTGTTTTTGATTTCATTTGTATTCCCTCAACCAACTAGTCAATTTCTTATTATTCGATTAAACCTCCTTAATTCAAGGGATCTCCCATAAGAGATTGTCGATTTGTCACCATTAGAAATTCAATTAAACAAATCCTCTTTCCTCTTGATGAGCTCAGTAATCTTAGCTTTATTCAAGTAAGGAAGCTAGCAAAGTTATCATCAATTTTAACATATATTGAAGTTATAAAGAAGTGTGAAGACAATCAAACTTTTGTTTAGTCTTTAAGTTTTTAGCTAACTCAGCATATGACCttttttgtgaaaaatatttttttcccttaTTATCATGATTTATTGAAAATAAAAGGACTTTAATATTGTGTCATAGGTTTAGGAAGTTGAGAGGTTTTTAAGTCATGCAAGCTACCCATGTTTATCTTCGCGGAGACAAACAAATAGAGAAATCACATGCACATGCTCCCACCACAGCACCCTTACTATTGAATTTGATAGAATAATTAATATAACCTGACTTAACATGGATAAAGTCTACATGcatcaaaaataaatattgaaaACAAAAGTTAAGCAATAAATAGATGAATTGACAAATCCACCAAAAACTTTTGCTAACTGTACTTTAAAATATGTTAAAGTGGTGCCCATTGTCTGACCACAAACATCTGTCTTTTAACAGTAATATCAACAATAGACTACTAGCTCTAGCACCTAATAACCCAATTTGTTCCGAAATCTTACAATCCAGCTTTGGGGTTCAAAGGCAATAAAATGTAATGACACAAACTTTGAAAACTCTGTTAGCTTGAATAACTCCCGGAGTCGGGATCAGTCACTCACAGACTTCAGCCTCTTTGCAGCCTGCACAAAGCCTACAATTACCTGCAACTCATCCAATTGCTTCAGAAGTACAAGTATAGCAATTGGATTCAAAAAGACAGTCAAAGACTCACAAAATGCATTCACTGGCAATGATGCATTTATCCATGCAATGGTTCACTTACCTGTGACATGAAATGCCTTTGAACTATTTCAATTAGCTGCTCTTTGGAGGGGTTTGGAATCCCACCCACCTGTTGCAGACAGAGAACATTTTTGTGTCTCTGGAAATAAGTAGGATTTCATCCAGGACAAGATAAACGACAAACAAGGAATCTGGTTGACTACATGAGCATCGTGAACTACTCTGATAACTTACAAGATTAAAATGTTTTGAGTATCGCCATAGTGCTGTTGTTTCTAGTTTGCTCAGATCGACTTTCTGCACCAACAATGTGATGATACATTAGACGTTTGGAAACTCTAAGATAACAAAATTATGGTATCTGAGGAGAGAGCATTGCAAAGACAAATAATAGAATAATGATATAATACTAAAAGAAAATCAAATGGTAGTTCTTACTGTGGTGCAGCTTGTGGACAACACAGATCCCTTAGAATGTGAATCAGAAAAATGAGACTGGCTTAACAATTTGTTGGAAAATCCTTTATggttcttattcctcaatttctGCGGTGTTTGCAGCTGTATAGAATCACTTGCTGAGAGAAAAAAAGTatgtcaaattaaaaaaaaaaaaaacagagtcaTACCTAAGcaagagaagatttaaaaaaattgaaatgctTCAGAAAACTAAAATGCCATTGTTTAAGGTGAATAGGTGATAATTAGCTCTGGTTCATGAAAATCTCAAGTTAGCATAATTATTCTGATGGAGTATGAACATGTTCACATGGCTTATGAAAACTTCAAGCTGCCATATTTCGATCAAGTCCAGACATGATAACATAGCTAAAACAAATCACAGGAAAAATTCTAGAAAGAAGTGCATCCTCCCAAAGATTATTTAGCCTAATCAGATCATAATTGATATAACACTGACCTTAACTTAGATTCAGCTAATAAGAATTCTATATACCTGTTTGGCAAAATGAGGTGGCTAGGGCAATGCATGCCATGCCTTGTTTAAGAACCGAAGAACTATCCAGAATTGATCTCCAGAAATGAGCTCGCTCAAGTAAGACATTGGAAACATAGTCTTCATTAATAATATTCTATGTACCTTATCCTTGGTGGAGTTGTTTTATTTTCTACAGCATTCCTACAAGATCTTCAGGAACACTGCAAGTAACTAGAAGTTTCCTATATAAAAACTTAACATGGATCACAATCTTTAAAAGGTGACACACTAAACCATGAGGATAGAAATGAGAAGCAAGGCCCCAAGATTCAAGACGGATGTAATGCTACCcgcataaaaaatatcaaaagtgAACTCCAAAACAAACACCTCAGACAAATTCTACTAGACACTCATCCTAAAGGCTTATGATAAGAATAAGCTATTCTAATCATGTCTACTTGATAGCGAAAGGACAAGACAGGTTAGAAACTTTACTGATCATCATCAGAATAAACTGAACCTAAGCActtgaaagggaaaaaaaaaatatttactaaTATCTGAGTCATTCCACTTCATGTTGTTAAAttcgtcatcatcatcttcttggcCAGTTGGCGCTTCAATAACGCTAAGAGCGTTTCTTTGTAGCTTCACCTCTATTCCATTAGTTAAAACCTGaggtatttcaaaaattaaaatagtcAAAACCTGCAGCAACTGAGAATAACAACAAAACTTGCATGACTTAAGGGAATGATTGAACCAAAATTTGTCATCGGACCTTTTTTTTGTATACATATACGCAAgcttgaaaaagaaaaataaaaaaaaaaggcttCTTTAGCATCACTACtcttttagaattttaatttttttcttccaaTTGAACGTGAAACCTTTAGAAAAGGATCAACTAAAAGTCAGAGTGTAAGGCTTTGTGTGTCGGTATTTGCACAGGCAGAAAACATGATGAGAACTAAATTGATGGACAGCTATAATGCGTTTGGTAAAAATGCAGTGACTTAGAAGATATGATTTTGACAAATTATTGCTTTGCTAAATAATTTGATGTAGTGCTTCTTGATGCACAGCAATCTCGTACCAGGTTTCTTGTGCATAAATTTGATATCTAGAATATTAATTGATTTATAttaaagtaatattttttttattattcattctTCATGTTCCTTGGATGTTTGTTACAAATTCGTAATATTAAAATAGCTTCGATTTTTTACAAAAGTCATCAAAATGTATAtctaagtatttaaaaaaaaagaataaacttaaaatcatttttttcaaAGAAGTTAGTGGTGAAAATTATTAACTAGTCAGGGGTTCCAATGGTAATTTTAAGAAAGCTGTGTTCtcagtaaaaaaaaacaaatgagaTGAGTTTTTGTagctcttttttttattattattcagATGCTGCAGATTGAAACATCCTACCATCTCCGATCTGATATCATCGAATTTACTTGAAATCGTGAATTGATCATAATAATGTCAAACACAAAATCAGCAAGTACAAAAATGACGAGTATAATCAAACCAAAAATCTTGATAAATTCATAACTACAGAGCTCCCATTTCAAGAATTTCATGATTTATAAATTGCAAGGTATACTGAAAACCGCATAGAGTACTTTTGATAATGTTTCAAATATCTCTAACAAGATTTGGTAGTACTATAGCCAAAGCTGCATTATCGttagaaagaaagggaaaaaaaactcAATGGATAACTCTCCAAAAACCCATCTCAGCAATTTAAACAAATTGTCCAAACAGATCCAATCGATGAAATAGGAAACAAATTAACTATCTCATTTGGTCGAAAACCCATTAAATTATATCTCCAGCCCAATGAAACCTCAGTAAAAATTGTTACTTTAGCATCAGATTATCCAAGATCAAGGAATAGAAAGGAATTACCAGCCAATGCCAGCCGCCGAGGCCGACGGCTTTCTTGACGACACCGTGGAGCCCGACTAGAACCGATTTTGTCCGGTTATTGCCCGTGACAACCACCTTGGTGTGCCTCGGCAGCACCGAGAGCTCCTCCTCGCTGCTCTCCCCGCAACTCTGCTGGCATCCACCGCTCATCCGGCGATCCACGGCTGCCAGCATTCCTTCACTGCCTCACCCTTCCCAATCTGGAACACATGCAACCCACAAAAGGGGAGAAATCGGCGAAAATTGATCAAATTAGACAATTTCAAGCTACATCTCAGCATCAGGCATTGCAGGAGTCTAATTAAACGGAACCGGTGAGAAATTTTGGGATTCGTGAGAGTTCTTGGAGAGGGAGACAGAGATAGAGGGACAGAAGAGATGAGACTGGAGTGTTCTGTTCTTTATTACTTCCGATATGCTTCTCTTCCTCCGCTCCCTCCACCTAATCCGCTGTGCTGCTGCGAACCCTGACGGCCAGCACTACCAATAAAAAATCGACGCGCGTCCACAGAAAGCATTGGTGACGAGCGCGGCGTACGTTTCTGGTCTGGAAGTGACGGTGCCTGGCGAAGTTTCATATGAAATGACGATTGTGCCCGGACAGTGTAATTTTATGAAAAACTCCCTCgaagtttaaaaatttagtatCGATTAATTGCTTGTTTATACCTGTGAAACAAATATCTAGGGGCGGCCGTATCGTCATATACGTTGAGATTTGTGTCGTTCCATGGGTTGGACGATCCTGTCCGTTGGATGGTGTTGGCAAGGAACCAGCGTCAGCTATACCGGATGAATTCAGGTTTTTATGAAGGCGCACGTTACCGCCGGTCAGTTGTGAGTTGTGACTATTTAAGAcatcttaattttattttttaaaaataaattataaaatatatttgaCACTTAAACCCTGTTTAACAGTTTAAGTTATATAATTCTTACAAATCATAGTCGATGTTAGAAGaaagtattatttttttaaaatcttaatcaaaatttgattttgtattgTTTTCTTAATTATGATATTAGAACTACATTTGCTGTCATAATGCCTATTATGACTAATTGTGACCTCCTTTGGAAATTTACATACTATTAATcacattttaacaaaaaaaaattgaatgctACATATTTACacatcattatatatatatatatatttatatttatattaaataataataatatatttacaTGATTATAAATATGTTTAGcatcattttttttcaatttttttaatcctTCTGCATAATTTGGTTGTGTATCTtgttatattttaataatatcttTTTCACTCGGCTCTTCTATTTCCtctaattatgttttaataatttttcttttttctttttaatctagatattcattttttttttataatttagacATGACTTTTCGAACCAACTATTTATGTTTAATCTGACTTAGAAGataaatgattttttatttaaatttactcAACAAGGAAATCTAATATACAATTTATACATATTAAAGTTGACTTTTAAACCCATCAAAGTCGATCCCAAATCTGGTTGAGACATGACAAGGATTGCACGTTATGGACTTATAGGTGAATATTTAATAAATGAGTTCAACACACTATTGTATTAATGTTAGGAGAGTCTGACTATAATATATCATCACATCGCTACATCTTTATAAGactcaagtataatattaaatatgtAAAAGTTCATATTGCAAAGTCCAATTATAACGTCTGGGCAAAGATCACTATATTTTCATGAGAACTTGGACGTAGTGTTAAATATGTAATAGTTCTCACATCATAAGttggataaaaattaaataaatattataagaaaattaattgtctaagatttGAACATGAAATCTAGGAGCACTTACTTTTTAAATAATGAAGGTAGTAAATATGATAATTAGGTGAAAAAGTAATATTTTATGTGTATaagagataaaaataaataagaaagaaaacaaagatgATAGAAAATTAGAGTTTAAGTTATGATACAAAGAAATGAGTAAAATAAGAAATGGAGTAAATATCGCGCGTTGTCGATAACTCAGTAAAGGATAAAGTAGGAGTAATTGAAAGGGGATAAGATTATATCTCAAGATAGTGGTggtgaaaaaaattattaatataattagCATATATACACTACTTGTTAAATAAATATATCAAATCTAGATTTTGGAATGACTTAGATGAGGTTTTACAAAACATTCCACCAATCTGAATGATTTTAATAAGAGGAGATTTAAATGAAAACGAAAAATGGAAaatatgatagggtgcatgagCGATTATCAGTttgaacaagaaaagaaaaaggaaaaactatattagattttatgataatatataaCCTTATACTAACTAATacgtttttttaagaaaaagagaaatacttggtcacattcaaaagtagaaataatttttaagttaaaataatttttaaattaatttctaaaataatttttaaggtaaattaatttttaaaataattttttaagttaacttaatttttaaaatattttttaagttaaattaattttttaaagatcctcctgggatctgcactgactgaggctgaatcatttggctagggtcgtgaaggcacttctttagcatggagatatgaaatacattatgtattgctgacatgttttgcggtaagtccagcttgtaagctactttcccaatcctctctgtgatcggatagggtcctacgtagcggggacttaacttgccctttttgccaaatctcatcactcccttcatcggagcaactttgagaaagaccgaatcccctacttggaattcaagtggcctacgacgtgcatcagcataacttttctgtctgctctgggcagtctcaattctctgtctggtTTTCTGGATAACCTGAGTGGTTTCATCTATCATCTCGGTCTGCCTGCCCAATTCTGATTCCATCTCCTTTCTTTCTCCAGTCTccagccagcatatgggtgatctgcacttccggccatacaatgcctcataagttgtcatcttgatagtggcctagtagctattgttgtaggcgaatttcgctaaatacagatacttgcatcaactgcccttaaaatccaatgcacaagccctgagcatgtcttccaaaatctgatttactcgttctgtctgtccatcaatcTGCGGAtgaaaggctgtgctgaacttgagtttggtgcctagtacattctgaacacactcccaaaaatgagaggtgaagcacccatctctgtcagaaacgatagacttcgggactccatgaagtctgatcacttccttaacgtatagctgtgtcaactgctctattgagtgggacaccttgatagctagaaaatgagcagacttggtcaatctatccactatcacccatatcgcatcatatccattagtagttcttggaagacctgttataaagtccatggatatttcttcccacttccactctggtattggaaggggcTGTAGAACtactcctggtctctggtgctctgctttgactctctggcatgtcagacaggtgctgacatattttgctacatctctcttgagtccagactaccagaatctctgcttcaaatcttaatacatcttggtggaaccaggatgcatggagtatgacGTACTATGAGCTTATTCCAGAATCTTTTTTCTcaattcttcatcattggggacacaaaggcggctcccctgatagagaattccactgtctaacacccgaaactctgaattttcttctttttgtatcccctgcttgatcttctggatatctggatcttcactttgctttctctgtatatcctcaagcagggttgactctaaggtcaatgtagaaagttgcccataataatttcaactccaaaatctaacagttccttctgcagtagcagtgctaatgatgacaagtgcatcagagttgcactggactttcaacttagtgcatccgccacattgttagctttacctgggtggtagaggatttcacagtcataatctttaaccaactctagccacctgtgctgtctcatgtttaaatctttctgggtaaagaaatacttcaagttctgatggtctgtgaagattcggcattggactccatacaaataatgtcgccaaagttttagtgcaaagaccacagctgccaactcaagatcatgagtggggtaattcttctcatagtctttgagttgtctggaagcataagctataactttcccctcttgcatgagaacagctctaaggcccatcttggaagcaccactgtatatgtcaaaactcttgtcactctctggaacagtcagaatgggagcactggttagTCTTTTCTTTAATGCTTGGAAACTTTTCTcatatttgtctgaccattcaaacttcttgttcttcctagttagggctgttagtggagaggctatcctggaaaagtcctccacgaatttcctgtagtatccagctaaaccaaggaaacttctgatctccctggcgttcttgggttcACCTGGAtatcttctttagaaatgatgtgacctagaaacgccacctgctccaaccagaactcgtactttgagaatttggcataaagttgcttctgctgaagggtctgcagtactattctcaagtgcgtgtcatgctcctctggagttcttgaatagatcagaatgtcgtcgatgaacacgatgataaacttgtcaaggtattctctgaacactctgttcattaagtccatgaagaccgcaggtgcattagtcactccaaaaggcatgactacgattctcaagtgcgtgtcatgctcctctggagttcttgaatagatcagaatgtcgtcgatgaacacgatgataaacttgtcaaggtattctctgaacactctgttcattaagtccatgaagaccacaggtgcattagtcactccaaaaggcatgactacaaactcgtagtgtccatatctagtcTTGAAAGCTgctctgggtatatcactttctttcaccttcaactgatggtacccagagcgcaggtctatcttagagaacactgttgccccctttaactgatcaaatagatcatctattatgggaagagggtacttgttcttaattgtcactttgttcagtGC
This window contains:
- the LOC122035072 gene encoding uncharacterized protein LOC122035072, encoding MLAAVDRRMSGGCQQSCGESSEEELSVLPRHTKVVVTGNNRTKSVLVGLHGVVKKAVGLGGWHWLVLTNGIEVKLQRNALSVIEAPTGQEDDDDEFNNMKWNDSDITSDSIQLQTPQKLRNKNHKGFSNKLLSQSHFSDSHSKGSVLSTSCTTKVDLSKLETTALWRYSKHFNLVGGIPNPSKEQLIEIVQRHFMSQQLDELQVIVGFVQAAKRLKSVSD